In Stenotrophomonas sp. 610A2, one DNA window encodes the following:
- a CDS encoding carboxymuconolactone decarboxylase family protein, producing MSATTFPRVPYTRLAADAFKGLLATSKAVHDSSIDHELQELVFLRVSQINGCGYCMDMHATALRKAGIEPRKLDTLPAWHESRFFDERERAALGWAEAMTRLPDGAPSQTAFDALRPHFDDKGISDLSMAVAVINAWNRLGASLLPPLP from the coding sequence ATGTCCGCTACCACCTTCCCACGCGTGCCCTACACCCGCCTTGCCGCCGATGCCTTCAAGGGTCTGCTGGCCACCAGCAAGGCCGTGCATGACAGCTCCATCGACCACGAACTGCAGGAGCTGGTGTTCCTGCGCGTATCGCAGATCAACGGCTGCGGCTACTGCATGGACATGCATGCCACCGCACTGCGCAAGGCCGGCATCGAGCCACGCAAGCTGGACACCCTGCCGGCCTGGCATGAAAGCCGCTTTTTCGATGAGCGCGAGCGCGCCGCCCTGGGCTGGGCCGAGGCGATGACCCGGCTGCCGGATGGCGCGCCCTCGCAGACCGCCTTCGACGCGTTGAGGCCGCATTTCGACGACAAGGGCATCAGCGACCTGAGCATGGCCGTGGCGGTGATCAACGCCTGGAACCGACTCGGCGCCAGCCTGCTGCCCCCGCTGCCCTGA
- a CDS encoding glutathione S-transferase family protein, giving the protein MSVVLYGSQSTASLVVHWLLIELGVEHELRQLDFERGEQKSAEFLAINPAGRVPALIIDGQVLTESGAIAMQLADLYPQAGLAPAPGTVARGDYYRWMCFCIYTLMPAYRGWFYPQEPAGEANADEVKLRARAQLEAAWQQVAEHLAAHGPYMLDEQLSVVDFMLTMLMRWSRNMPRPTDSWPVLAAHAARMKARPAFAEVYRREGIDDWW; this is encoded by the coding sequence ATGTCGGTTGTTTTGTATGGATCGCAAAGTACAGCGTCGTTGGTGGTGCATTGGTTGCTGATCGAGCTCGGCGTTGAGCATGAACTGCGCCAGCTCGACTTTGAACGCGGTGAGCAGAAGTCAGCGGAATTCCTGGCGATCAATCCGGCCGGTCGTGTGCCCGCGTTGATCATCGATGGTCAGGTGCTAACCGAGTCCGGTGCCATTGCCATGCAGCTGGCCGATCTGTATCCGCAGGCAGGGCTGGCGCCCGCACCGGGTACGGTTGCGCGCGGGGACTATTACCGCTGGATGTGCTTCTGCATCTACACCTTGATGCCCGCGTATCGTGGCTGGTTCTACCCGCAGGAGCCGGCCGGTGAGGCGAATGCAGACGAGGTGAAACTGCGCGCTCGCGCCCAGTTGGAAGCGGCCTGGCAGCAAGTGGCTGAGCACCTGGCCGCGCACGGGCCCTACATGCTGGATGAGCAGCTGAGTGTGGTTGATTTCATGCTGACCATGCTGATGCGCTGGAGCCGGAACATGCCGCGGCCTACCGATAGCTGGCCAGTGCTGGCAGCGCATGCTGCGCGGATGAAAGCGCGGCCAGCCTTCGCCGAGGTGTATCGGCGTGAGGGGATTGATGATTGGTGGTGA
- a CDS encoding fumarate hydratase, with the protein MTSIKQEDLIQSVADALQYISYYHPVDYIKNLSAAYEREESPAAKEAIAQILINSRMCAEGHRPICQDTGIVTVFLEIGMNVRWDDATMGVEDMANEGIRRAYAYPDNKLRASVLADPAGKRTNTKDNTPGVVNVKVVPGNTVDVIVAAKGGGSEAKSKFAMLNPSDSIVDWVLKTVPTMGAGWCPPGMLGIGIGGTAEKAMLLAKESLMEPIDITDLQARGASNRAEELRLELYEKVNALGIGAQGLGGLTTVLDIKVKDFPTHAANLPIAMIPNCAATRHAHFTLDGSGPVMLDPPSLEDWPKLTYDASKGTRVDLDNITPEEVAAWKPGQTLLLNGKLLTGRDAAHKRMVEMLNKGEQLPVDLKGRFIYYVGPVDPVRDEVVGPAGPTTATRMDKFTRQILEQTGLLGMVGKAERGPAAIEAIRDNKSAYLMAVGGSAYLVSKAIKASKVVGFADLGMEAIYEFTVQDMPVTVAVDSTGESVHKTGPREWQARIGKIPVIVE; encoded by the coding sequence GTGACATCGATCAAGCAGGAAGACCTCATCCAGTCCGTCGCCGACGCACTGCAGTACATCTCGTACTACCACCCGGTCGACTACATCAAGAACCTCTCCGCTGCCTATGAGCGCGAAGAGTCGCCGGCGGCCAAAGAGGCCATCGCGCAAATCCTGATCAACTCGCGCATGTGCGCCGAAGGCCATCGGCCGATCTGCCAGGACACCGGCATCGTCACCGTGTTCCTGGAAATCGGCATGAACGTGCGCTGGGACGACGCCACCATGGGCGTCGAGGACATGGCCAATGAGGGCATCCGCCGCGCCTACGCCTACCCGGACAACAAGCTGCGCGCCTCGGTGCTGGCTGATCCGGCCGGCAAGCGCACCAATACCAAGGACAACACCCCGGGTGTGGTCAACGTCAAGGTCGTGCCGGGTAATACGGTCGATGTGATCGTCGCCGCCAAGGGTGGCGGTTCGGAGGCCAAGAGCAAGTTCGCCATGCTCAACCCGTCCGATTCCATCGTCGACTGGGTGCTCAAGACCGTGCCGACCATGGGCGCCGGCTGGTGCCCGCCGGGCATGCTCGGCATCGGCATCGGCGGCACCGCCGAGAAGGCGATGCTGCTGGCCAAGGAATCGCTGATGGAGCCGATCGACATCACCGATCTGCAGGCCCGTGGTGCTTCCAACCGTGCCGAGGAGCTGCGCCTGGAGCTGTACGAGAAGGTCAACGCACTCGGCATTGGCGCGCAGGGCCTGGGCGGCCTGACCACGGTGCTCGACATCAAGGTCAAGGATTTCCCGACCCACGCTGCCAACTTGCCGATCGCGATGATCCCGAACTGTGCGGCTACCCGCCATGCGCACTTCACCCTGGATGGCAGCGGCCCGGTGATGCTGGACCCGCCGTCGCTGGAAGACTGGCCGAAGCTGACCTACGACGCCTCCAAGGGCACCCGCGTCGATCTGGACAACATCACCCCGGAAGAAGTGGCTGCATGGAAGCCGGGCCAGACCTTGCTGCTCAATGGCAAGCTGCTGACTGGCCGCGACGCCGCGCACAAGCGCATGGTCGAGATGCTCAACAAGGGTGAGCAGCTGCCGGTGGACCTGAAGGGCCGCTTCATCTATTACGTCGGCCCGGTTGATCCGGTGCGTGACGAAGTGGTGGGCCCGGCCGGCCCGACCACCGCGACCCGCATGGACAAGTTCACCCGCCAGATCCTCGAGCAGACCGGCCTGCTGGGCATGGTCGGCAAGGCCGAGCGCGGCCCGGCGGCGATCGAGGCGATCCGTGACAACAAGTCGGCCTACCTGATGGCGGTCGGTGGTTCGGCCTATCTGGTGTCCAAGGCGATCAAGGCTTCCAAGGTGGTCGGCTTTGCTGACCTGGGCATGGAAGCCATCTACGAATTCACCGTGCAGGACATGCCGGTGACCGTGGCGGTCGACTCCACCGGCGAATCGGTGCACAAGACTGGTCCCCGCGAATGGCAGGCACGCATCGGCAAGATTCCGGTGATCGTCGAGTAA
- a CDS encoding DUF456 domain-containing protein, with amino-acid sequence MDYSFIFYLVGALLVLVGIAGIILPALPGVPLVFVGLLLAAWGDGFNRVGRLPLVVLGVLTVISIIVDVISTIAGAKKVGASKLALIGSAIGTVVGLFFMPIGLFVGPFIGALGGEYLHGRQLGQATKVGLGTWLGIVLGVALKLGLAITMVGVFALAWFF; translated from the coding sequence ATGGACTATTCATTCATCTTCTATCTGGTCGGCGCCCTGCTGGTTCTGGTTGGCATAGCCGGCATCATCCTGCCTGCACTCCCGGGGGTTCCGCTGGTTTTCGTCGGTCTGTTGCTGGCCGCCTGGGGGGATGGCTTCAACCGGGTCGGCCGGTTGCCGCTGGTGGTACTGGGTGTGCTCACGGTCATTTCGATAATCGTCGATGTGATCTCCACCATCGCCGGGGCCAAGAAGGTGGGCGCCAGCAAGCTGGCCCTGATCGGCTCGGCCATCGGCACGGTGGTCGGGCTGTTCTTCATGCCGATCGGCCTGTTCGTGGGCCCATTCATCGGCGCGCTGGGGGGCGAATACCTGCACGGCCGCCAGCTCGGGCAGGCCACCAAGGTCGGCCTCGGCACCTGGCTGGGAATCGTGCTTGGGGTAGCCCTGAAGCTGGGCCTGGCCATCACCATGGTCGGCGTATTCGCCCTGGCGTGGTTCTTCTGA
- a CDS encoding TatD family hydrolase, which produces MQLVDSHCHLDAAEFDADREAVIARAGAAGVGMQIVPAVTAASWPKLRDVCAADTGLHPAYGLHPMFLVEHRPEHLQQLRDWVEREKPCAIGECGLDFFVGDLDPAAQRMYFQGQLEVARDFQLPLIVHARRALDEVILRIRRVGGLSGVVHSFSGSPEQARQLWDMGFMIGLGGPITYTRANRLRGLVTQMPLEFLLLETDAPDQPDAGIRGQRNEPSRLRQILDTVAELRQHPAADIAAQTTANAKRLFNL; this is translated from the coding sequence GTGCAGCTGGTAGACAGCCACTGCCACCTGGATGCAGCTGAATTCGACGCCGACCGTGAGGCGGTGATCGCCCGCGCCGGCGCTGCTGGCGTGGGCATGCAGATCGTGCCGGCGGTGACCGCTGCCAGTTGGCCCAAGTTACGCGACGTGTGCGCTGCAGACACCGGGCTGCATCCGGCTTACGGCCTGCATCCCATGTTCCTGGTCGAGCACCGTCCCGAGCATCTGCAGCAACTGCGAGATTGGGTGGAACGCGAAAAGCCCTGCGCCATTGGCGAATGCGGGCTGGATTTCTTTGTCGGCGATCTCGACCCGGCAGCACAGCGCATGTACTTCCAGGGCCAGCTTGAGGTCGCGCGGGACTTCCAGCTACCGCTGATCGTGCATGCGCGCCGCGCCCTGGATGAAGTGATCCTGCGCATCCGCCGGGTTGGCGGACTCAGTGGCGTGGTGCACAGTTTTTCCGGCAGTCCAGAGCAGGCCAGGCAGCTATGGGATATGGGCTTCATGATCGGCTTGGGCGGTCCCATCACCTATACGCGCGCCAACCGGTTGCGCGGCCTGGTGACGCAGATGCCCTTGGAGTTCCTGCTATTGGAAACCGATGCCCCGGATCAGCCGGATGCCGGCATCCGCGGCCAACGCAACGAGCCATCGCGATTGCGGCAGATCCTCGACACCGTCGCTGAGCTGCGGCAACACCCTGCGGCGGATATCGCAGCGCAGACCACGGCCAATGCAAAGCGGTTGTTCAATTTGTAG
- a CDS encoding glycine zipper 2TM domain-containing protein: MKIQLIAAGAIASLALAGCATSPGYGGGYNNGGYNNGGNYGNNGGYNQNRCTDCGIVTRIDTVASGRTAPSATGAILGGIVGAVAGHEISDKTGGSKGNQNIAAVAGAVGGAMAGNKIQQNVTGNSYDIQVRMDDGRVIVVNQKDLAGIRENTYVRVVNGRVVIR, from the coding sequence ATGAAGATCCAACTGATCGCTGCAGGCGCAATTGCCAGTCTGGCGCTGGCCGGTTGCGCCACTTCCCCCGGTTACGGCGGTGGGTACAACAACGGCGGCTACAACAATGGTGGCAACTACGGCAACAACGGCGGCTACAACCAGAACCGCTGCACCGATTGCGGCATCGTCACCCGCATCGATACCGTTGCCTCCGGCCGCACCGCACCGAGCGCTACCGGCGCGATTCTCGGCGGCATCGTCGGCGCTGTCGCCGGCCATGAGATCTCAGACAAGACTGGCGGCAGCAAGGGCAACCAGAACATCGCCGCCGTGGCAGGTGCCGTAGGCGGCGCGATGGCCGGCAACAAGATCCAGCAGAACGTCACCGGCAACTCGTATGACATCCAGGTGCGCATGGACGATGGCCGCGTGATCGTGGTCAACCAGAAGGATCTGGCCGGCATCCGCGAGAACACCTATGTGCGCGTGGTCAACGGCCGCGTGGTCATCCGCTAA
- a CDS encoding phospholipase A, producing MEPMQTRALPHALLLALSGVSTSVLAQESITTPASPQACFALETDAARLACYDSALGRNPTDTRAADAAAAAAQQARKEAKATAKELDEPLPRRNELFAHDELATAAANAGRGSLLDSRWELAKDSKLGLFQLRAYKPVYLLPAFWSSKPNEMPHSPNPNNTVTQAEELDSTELKFQLSFKTKVTENLFGDNGDIWVGYTQSSRWQAYNSELSRPFRETNYEPEVMLTFRNGYSLFGWNGRMTGISLNHQSNGRSDPLSRSWNRVVANIGLDRENWAIMLRPWYRIPEGRRDDNNPDIEDYMGRGDATLVYNRNGHELAITGRHSLRSGARAHGSLQMDYGFPINNLLRGHVQVFDGYGESMIDYNHRATYIGVGVSLLEWF from the coding sequence ATGGAACCCATGCAAACCCGAGCCCTTCCCCATGCCCTGCTGCTCGCCCTGAGCGGCGTCAGCACCTCCGTCCTCGCCCAGGAATCGATCACCACCCCGGCATCACCGCAGGCCTGCTTCGCACTGGAGACGGATGCTGCCCGCCTGGCCTGCTATGACAGCGCACTCGGCCGCAATCCAACTGACACCCGCGCCGCCGACGCTGCCGCCGCTGCCGCCCAGCAGGCGCGCAAGGAAGCCAAGGCCACCGCCAAGGAACTGGACGAGCCTCTGCCGCGCCGCAACGAGCTGTTCGCCCACGACGAGCTGGCGACTGCTGCCGCCAATGCCGGACGCGGCTCCCTGCTGGACAGCCGTTGGGAACTGGCCAAGGACTCCAAGCTGGGCCTGTTCCAGCTGCGCGCCTACAAGCCGGTCTACCTGTTGCCCGCGTTCTGGAGCAGCAAGCCCAACGAGATGCCGCACTCGCCCAACCCGAACAACACGGTGACCCAGGCCGAGGAGCTCGACAGCACCGAGTTGAAATTCCAGCTCAGCTTCAAGACCAAGGTCACCGAGAATCTGTTCGGCGACAACGGCGACATCTGGGTCGGTTACACCCAGAGCTCGCGCTGGCAGGCCTACAACAGCGAGCTGTCACGCCCGTTCCGTGAAACCAACTACGAGCCGGAGGTGATGCTGACCTTCCGCAATGGCTACTCGCTGTTTGGCTGGAACGGCCGCATGACCGGCATCAGCCTCAACCATCAGTCCAATGGCCGCAGCGATCCACTGTCGCGCAGCTGGAACCGGGTGGTGGCCAACATCGGCCTGGACCGCGAGAACTGGGCCATCATGCTGCGCCCCTGGTACCGCATCCCGGAAGGCCGCCGCGATGACAACAACCCGGACATCGAGGACTACATGGGCCGCGGCGACGCCACGCTGGTCTATAACCGCAACGGGCACGAGCTGGCCATCACCGGCCGTCACTCGCTGCGCAGCGGTGCCCGCGCGCACGGCTCGCTGCAGATGGATTACGGCTTCCCGATCAACAACCTGCTGCGCGGCCACGTGCAGGTGTTTGATGGCTATGGCGAGAGCATGATCGACTACAACCACCGCGCCACCTACATCGGTGTCGGCGTGTCGTTGCTTGAGTGGTTCTAA
- the arsC gene encoding arsenate reductase (glutaredoxin) (This arsenate reductase requires both glutathione and glutaredoxin to convert arsenate to arsenite, after which the efflux transporter formed by ArsA and ArsB can extrude the arsenite from the cell, providing resistance.), translating to MKATIWHNNRCSNSRGALALLQESGVEVEVINYLDTPPSQAELRDLLTAMGMPARDLLRSKEAAYAELGLAAKLDDEAALIEAMSAHPALINRPIVRTAKGTALCRPPETVLGLIS from the coding sequence ATGAAGGCGACCATCTGGCATAACAACCGCTGTTCCAATTCGCGCGGCGCACTGGCCTTGCTGCAGGAGTCAGGCGTCGAGGTCGAGGTGATCAATTACCTCGACACACCACCTTCGCAGGCCGAGCTGCGCGACCTGCTCACCGCGATGGGCATGCCCGCACGCGACCTGCTGCGCAGCAAGGAGGCCGCCTATGCCGAACTGGGCCTGGCCGCCAAGCTCGATGACGAGGCCGCACTGATCGAAGCAATGAGCGCACACCCGGCGCTGATCAACCGGCCCATCGTGCGCACCGCCAAGGGCACCGCGCTGTGCCGGCCACCGGAAACCGTGCTGGGCTTGATCAGCTGA
- a CDS encoding tRNA threonylcarbamoyladenosine dehydratase → MKEELRERFAGIDRLYGAGTITHLSGCKVAVVGMGGVGSWIVEALVRSAVGHLSLIDADDICVSNTNRQLPAMAGQYGRNKAVAMAERCRAINPDVQVEAVESFLTPANMAELLDRGFDLVIDACDSFRVKVETIAWCRRRKLPMLTIGAAGGRTDPTLVRVRDVSRTEHDAMMALIRKKLRSEFNFPKSAKRYFGVPAVYSLENVKYPQADGSVCGIRPNLGLDEALNLDCGGGLGAATHITGAFAFVAVGKALEMLLKNRA, encoded by the coding sequence ATGAAAGAAGAACTGCGTGAGCGCTTTGCCGGTATCGACCGGCTGTACGGGGCCGGTACCATCACCCACCTGAGTGGTTGCAAGGTCGCCGTGGTCGGCATGGGTGGGGTTGGCTCGTGGATCGTGGAAGCGCTGGTGCGCTCTGCCGTTGGCCACCTGAGCCTGATCGATGCTGACGATATCTGCGTATCCAATACCAATCGCCAGCTGCCGGCGATGGCCGGGCAGTACGGTCGCAACAAAGCCGTGGCGATGGCTGAGCGCTGCCGCGCGATCAATCCGGACGTCCAGGTCGAGGCGGTGGAGTCGTTCCTGACCCCGGCCAACATGGCCGAGCTGCTGGACCGTGGTTTTGACCTGGTGATCGACGCCTGCGACAGCTTCCGGGTCAAGGTGGAAACCATCGCCTGGTGCCGCCGCCGCAAGCTGCCGATGCTCACCATCGGCGCGGCTGGCGGACGTACCGATCCGACCCTGGTGCGGGTGCGCGACGTGTCGCGTACCGAACACGACGCGATGATGGCGCTGATCCGCAAGAAGCTGCGCAGCGAGTTCAACTTCCCCAAGAGCGCAAAGCGCTACTTTGGCGTGCCGGCAGTGTACTCGCTGGAAAACGTGAAATACCCGCAGGCCGACGGCAGCGTCTGCGGCATCCGCCCGAACCTTGGCCTGGACGAAGCGTTGAATCTGGATTGCGGCGGTGGCTTGGGCGCGGCAACCCACATCACCGGTGCATTTGCATTCGTGGCAGTGGGCAAGGCGCTGGAAATGCTGCTGAAGAACCGCGCGTAA
- a CDS encoding DsbA family protein, whose product MSRLSVPVSANDHIQGRLDAAVVLVEYADYQCPYCGEAFSLVKRLQQRFGAELCLVFRNFPLVQSHPQALPAAITAEFAAVHGKFWEAHDALFRSQQQLGEVVYRELMRELGLPEEGLAAAMDDSEKLQRVQRDVESGLRSGVNGTPAFFINGELFQPQHSFEELYDAIVQASAKAH is encoded by the coding sequence ATGAGCAGATTGAGTGTGCCGGTGAGTGCCAATGACCATATCCAGGGACGCCTGGATGCGGCGGTCGTGCTGGTGGAATACGCCGATTACCAATGCCCTTACTGCGGTGAGGCGTTCTCGCTGGTCAAGCGGCTGCAGCAGCGTTTTGGCGCCGAGCTCTGCCTGGTGTTCCGGAACTTCCCGTTGGTGCAGTCGCATCCACAGGCGCTACCGGCGGCAATCACTGCCGAGTTCGCCGCCGTGCACGGCAAGTTCTGGGAGGCGCACGATGCCTTGTTTCGTAGCCAGCAGCAGCTGGGCGAAGTGGTGTATCGCGAACTGATGCGCGAGCTGGGCTTGCCTGAAGAAGGTCTGGCTGCGGCGATGGATGACAGCGAGAAGCTGCAGCGTGTCCAGCGTGATGTGGAGAGCGGCCTGCGCAGCGGGGTAAACGGCACGCCGGCGTTCTTCATCAACGGCGAGCTGTTCCAGCCCCAGCACAGTTTTGAAGAGCTCTACGATGCCATCGTCCAGGCCAGCGCCAAGGCGCACTGA
- a CDS encoding DUF6116 family protein — protein MSSMMLSPFLEWARKLRYPTLFKLTGALFVISMLLPDPIPFVDEILFGLSTLLLANWKRRKDPAEPPILPGKR, from the coding sequence ATGTCGAGCATGATGTTGTCGCCGTTTCTGGAATGGGCACGCAAGCTGCGCTACCCCACCCTGTTCAAGCTGACCGGTGCGCTGTTCGTCATCAGCATGCTGCTGCCCGACCCGATTCCGTTTGTCGACGAGATCCTGTTTGGCCTGAGCACCCTGTTGCTGGCCAACTGGAAGCGACGCAAGGATCCGGCCGAGCCGCCGATCCTGCCGGGCAAGCGCTGA
- a CDS encoding cold-shock protein: protein MSDRETGTVKWFNDAKGFGFISRESGEDVFVHFRAIQSDGFKSLKEGQQVTFTVVQGQKGLQADAVQPV from the coding sequence ATGTCTGATCGTGAAACCGGTACCGTCAAGTGGTTCAACGACGCCAAGGGCTTTGGCTTCATCAGCCGCGAAAGTGGTGAGGACGTGTTCGTGCACTTCCGCGCCATCCAGTCCGATGGCTTCAAGAGTTTGAAGGAAGGCCAGCAGGTCACCTTCACCGTCGTGCAGGGCCAGAAGGGCCTGCAGGCTGACGCCGTACAACCGGTCTGA
- the sigJ gene encoding RNA polymerase sigma factor SigJ, whose product MNPETTFQTHRPRLLALAYRMLGSRADAEDVLQDAWLRWAGSDTSDIRDAEAWLVTATTRLSLDRLRAAKREREHYPGPWLPEPLQVELPPDTASDPAQIHAVANEVSVAFLTLLEQLSPDERAAFLLKEAFDHDYRQIGSLLGHSEANCRQLVRRAKQRLQAGAPRFQPAPAQHRQLLQRFMDAAQRGDSPAIQALLHANATQFPDGGGIVTAAIRPLRGAERIGRLYWAIARRGAALPAQLGYVNGELAILRFAEGRLASFTTIEVVDGRIAALYSVLNPEKLPPLVTHEAAAASL is encoded by the coding sequence ATGAACCCCGAAACCACCTTCCAGACCCATCGCCCGCGCCTGCTGGCACTGGCCTACCGCATGCTGGGCAGCCGCGCCGATGCCGAGGACGTGTTGCAGGACGCCTGGCTGCGCTGGGCGGGCAGCGACACCTCCGACATCCGCGACGCCGAGGCCTGGCTCGTCACCGCCACCACCCGACTCAGCCTGGACCGCCTGCGCGCGGCCAAGCGTGAGCGCGAGCACTACCCCGGCCCGTGGCTCCCGGAACCATTGCAGGTCGAACTGCCGCCCGACACCGCATCCGATCCTGCACAGATCCACGCCGTCGCCAACGAAGTCTCCGTCGCCTTCCTGACCCTGCTGGAGCAACTGAGCCCGGACGAGCGCGCCGCTTTCCTGCTGAAAGAAGCCTTCGACCACGACTACCGCCAGATCGGCAGCCTGCTTGGCCACAGCGAGGCCAACTGCCGGCAACTGGTGCGTCGGGCCAAGCAGCGCCTGCAGGCAGGTGCACCACGCTTCCAGCCGGCGCCGGCACAGCATAGGCAGCTGCTGCAGCGCTTCATGGACGCGGCCCAGCGTGGCGACAGCCCCGCCATCCAGGCCCTGCTGCATGCCAATGCCACCCAGTTCCCCGACGGTGGCGGCATCGTCACCGCTGCCATCCGCCCACTGCGGGGCGCCGAGCGCATCGGCCGCCTGTACTGGGCCATCGCCCGCCGCGGTGCTGCCCTGCCCGCCCAACTTGGCTACGTCAACGGCGAACTGGCAATCCTGCGCTTCGCCGAAGGCAGGTTGGCGTCATTCACCACCATCGAAGTGGTGGATGGGCGCATCGCAGCCCTCTACAGCGTGCTCAATCCAGAAAAGTTGCCCCCGCTTGTCACGCACGAAGCCGCTGCTGCGTCCTTGTAA
- a CDS encoding cytochrome c — protein sequence MSDPATTRPPSKASRYLFVLLAGLLIGVIATVMGMRAIQARQDHFPDSLMTVMAKQTQLLGESQKQNRCSINDTTPRLQTLRALANDLETAFPGLRDDERFQQHASRYRATLNDALAKPPADCATLAAAVQKIGSDCKSCHQDFK from the coding sequence ATGTCCGACCCCGCAACCACCCGCCCTCCGTCCAAAGCCTCGCGCTACCTGTTCGTGCTGCTCGCCGGCCTGTTGATCGGGGTGATTGCCACCGTGATGGGGATGCGCGCCATCCAGGCCCGCCAGGATCATTTCCCGGACAGCCTGATGACGGTCATGGCCAAGCAGACCCAGCTATTGGGCGAGAGCCAGAAACAGAACCGCTGCAGCATCAACGACACCACGCCGCGCCTGCAGACCTTGCGCGCCCTGGCCAACGACCTGGAGACCGCATTCCCGGGCCTGCGCGATGACGAACGCTTCCAGCAACATGCCAGCCGCTACCGCGCCACATTGAATGATGCGCTGGCCAAACCACCGGCAGATTGCGCAACACTCGCTGCTGCAGTGCAAAAAATCGGCAGCGACTGCAAGTCGTGCCATCAGGACTTCAAGTAA
- a CDS encoding sterol desaturase family protein produces MARAHRSFFAYGSALLGVLSLLAVACFHFPELLTSREFRAVYNEQFARHMLLVGLAAAFIMGTIAILRDRNKRIATLGVGTATLAVLLGGTNVQFDAIGQTPYSLGLDWFVLSLFFSALVFVPLERYLGKRELSPLRPGWRTDVAYFFMSHVLVQFILILVTASTSTIAGLAAFPSLKAAIQSLPVWAQFLIAVFVADMAQALLHRAYHNIPWLWRFHAVHHSSRHMDWLAGSRVHFVEIVLTRSAVLLPLLILGFSTSAVNAYVILVGLQAVLAHANLGIRFGWLEYLLVLPRYHHWHHARQQEYIDVNYAIHLPLVDMLMGTFKLPRDQTQWPQEYGVMKLETVPNGIIKQHLMPFQGGRKFEDHVD; encoded by the coding sequence ATGGCCCGTGCCCACCGCTCATTCTTTGCCTATGGCTCTGCGTTGCTCGGCGTGCTGAGCCTGTTGGCTGTGGCCTGCTTCCACTTTCCCGAACTGCTGACCAGCCGGGAGTTCCGCGCGGTCTACAACGAGCAGTTTGCCCGCCATATGCTTCTGGTTGGCCTGGCCGCCGCCTTCATCATGGGCACCATTGCGATCCTGCGTGATCGCAACAAGCGCATCGCTACCCTGGGCGTAGGCACGGCCACCCTGGCGGTGCTGCTCGGCGGTACCAATGTGCAGTTCGACGCCATTGGCCAGACGCCTTACTCGCTGGGACTGGACTGGTTCGTGCTGTCGTTGTTCTTCTCGGCGCTGGTGTTCGTGCCGCTGGAACGCTACCTGGGCAAGCGCGAACTGTCGCCGCTGCGCCCGGGCTGGCGCACCGACGTGGCCTACTTCTTCATGAGCCATGTACTGGTGCAGTTCATCCTGATCCTGGTGACCGCTTCCACCTCGACGATTGCCGGTCTGGCAGCCTTTCCGTCGTTGAAAGCGGCGATCCAGTCACTGCCGGTGTGGGCGCAGTTCCTGATCGCAGTCTTCGTCGCCGACATGGCGCAGGCGTTGCTGCACCGCGCCTACCACAACATTCCCTGGCTCTGGCGCTTCCACGCGGTGCACCACTCCAGCCGGCACATGGATTGGCTGGCCGGCTCACGCGTACATTTCGTCGAGATCGTGCTGACCCGCAGTGCGGTCCTGCTGCCATTGCTGATCCTCGGCTTCTCCACCTCGGCAGTGAATGCCTACGTGATCCTGGTCGGCCTGCAGGCGGTGCTGGCACATGCCAATCTCGGCATCCGCTTCGGCTGGCTGGAGTACCTGCTGGTATTACCGCGCTACCACCATTGGCACCACGCCCGTCAGCAGGAGTACATCGACGTCAACTACGCCATCCACCTGCCGCTGGTGGACATGCTGATGGGCACCTTCAAGCTGCCGCGCGACCAGACGCAATGGCCGCAGGAGTACGGCGTGATGAAGCTGGAGACAGTACCGAACGGCATCATCAAGCAACACCTGATGCCGTTCCAGGGCGGGCGCAAGTTCGAGGACCACGTGGATTGA